In candidate division KSB1 bacterium, one genomic interval encodes:
- a CDS encoding helix-turn-helix transcriptional regulator, with protein MFQVQDQKFDCYIEFTLSIIGGKWKTLILWNLRDGIKRFGELRRLIPECTQRMLIRQLRELERDGVVARKIYSQIPQKVEYSLTERGETLKPMLELACSWGMSRADELNAG; from the coding sequence ATGTTCCAAGTGCAGGATCAGAAATTCGATTGCTACATCGAGTTCACCCTGAGTATTATCGGGGGTAAATGGAAGACGCTAATCCTCTGGAATCTCAGAGATGGGATCAAGCGCTTCGGTGAGCTGCGAAGGCTCATCCCTGAATGTACACAGAGAATGCTGATTCGTCAGCTGCGGGAACTTGAACGCGATGGGGTTGTCGCACGCAAGATTTACAGTCAGATTCCACAGAAAGTTGAGTACTCCTTGACCGAACGCGGCGAAACCCTGAAACCCATGTTGGAGCTTGCCTGCAGCTGGGGAATGAGCAGAGCCGACGAACTGAATGCAGGATGA
- a CDS encoding T9SS type A sorting domain-containing protein: MARFSYLGRLWVALLAVLGCGMTDAYAQDSLNVQRLSQLYDNWAIAEAVRVDGDILYAATLWNGLRVIDIADRTRPAEIAALDLGGSVTAITTHGATAYVGVSARLVCVNVTNPAAPQRLGEVTQFGGAQDLIERGGYLYAASGSGGLRIADVTNPNSPVVVGTAATRNQAYGVDLLGSLAFIADYESGLSIFDTSNPALPQLVGETTNQPGFMDVVVHDSVVYAAAGDGLHIIDATIPADPHEIGVFAQAMGAQALALRWPLLFVDCHYLGLYVFDCTEPLSPTVYGFMDTPEFEAWGVACDSTYAYLAAGYHGARIIDISDPEAIAEVAFVDTDYLQTTTIVDHFAYIAAGEYGLNVVDIADPRHPVPVGALDLSGMMINSVAVGNRLYTASLYSFSVVDISDPVAPVWINDVATSDAIWWIAHAGQYLYVAGGFGGLLTYDLADPDNPQEVYGVPVEYQLWSITLAAGYAYGTAGEMGLIVFDLSDPAHPVELTQFHTVYRALFAAVDGDRAYVTVEDHGFAVIDISDPAHPALIRRVTTRGFAGEIHVANGLLYVADQAAGFSVYSLWNRDLPELVAFYDTPTNCVGLTIVDTLVYVADWLHWGVYAHADGLAADDRAAPALPRAPALRACYPNPFNLQLQIEFELPQTEAVTLTIHDVLGRETAVLADGLQPAGARIVTWDAGEAASGVYFVKLRAGEYRAVRKVCLLR; the protein is encoded by the coding sequence ATGGCACGGTTCTCCTATTTGGGCCGCCTGTGGGTGGCACTGCTCGCAGTTCTCGGCTGCGGAATGACGGACGCTTACGCACAGGACAGTTTGAATGTGCAACGGCTCAGTCAGCTCTATGACAACTGGGCGATTGCCGAAGCTGTCAGAGTGGACGGCGACATTTTGTACGCAGCCACGCTCTGGAACGGTCTGCGCGTCATCGACATCGCGGACCGCACGCGGCCGGCGGAGATCGCGGCGCTCGATCTCGGCGGCAGCGTGACGGCCATCACGACGCACGGCGCCACGGCGTATGTCGGTGTCTCCGCGCGGCTGGTTTGCGTGAACGTCACGAACCCGGCGGCGCCGCAGCGGCTGGGCGAAGTGACGCAGTTCGGCGGCGCCCAAGATCTCATCGAACGCGGCGGTTACCTCTATGCGGCGAGCGGTTCGGGCGGGTTGCGGATCGCCGACGTCACGAATCCAAACTCGCCGGTCGTCGTCGGCACGGCAGCGACTCGCAATCAGGCGTATGGCGTGGATCTCCTGGGTTCGCTTGCTTTCATTGCGGATTATGAGAGCGGGCTTTCCATTTTTGACACCTCGAACCCGGCGCTTCCGCAACTGGTCGGCGAGACCACGAACCAGCCCGGTTTCATGGACGTGGTGGTCCACGATTCGGTCGTTTACGCGGCGGCCGGTGACGGCCTGCACATCATCGATGCGACGATTCCCGCGGATCCGCACGAGATCGGCGTCTTCGCTCAGGCCATGGGTGCTCAGGCGCTGGCGCTGCGCTGGCCGCTCTTGTTCGTTGACTGTCACTACCTCGGACTCTATGTATTCGATTGCACGGAGCCGCTATCGCCGACCGTGTACGGATTCATGGATACGCCGGAGTTTGAAGCATGGGGCGTGGCCTGCGATTCCACCTACGCGTATCTCGCTGCCGGCTATCACGGGGCGCGCATCATCGATATCAGCGATCCGGAAGCCATCGCCGAGGTGGCCTTCGTTGACACCGATTACCTGCAGACGACGACGATCGTCGATCATTTTGCCTACATCGCCGCGGGCGAATACGGGCTGAACGTCGTGGACATTGCCGATCCGCGTCATCCGGTGCCGGTGGGCGCGCTGGATCTGTCGGGGATGATGATTAACTCCGTGGCGGTGGGAAACCGGTTGTACACGGCCTCCCTTTACAGCTTTTCCGTGGTCGATATCAGCGACCCCGTCGCACCGGTGTGGATCAACGATGTTGCGACGTCCGATGCGATCTGGTGGATTGCGCACGCCGGGCAATACCTGTATGTGGCCGGCGGCTTCGGCGGGCTGCTCACGTATGATCTCGCCGACCCCGACAATCCGCAAGAGGTCTACGGGGTTCCCGTCGAGTATCAACTCTGGAGCATCACGCTCGCCGCCGGCTACGCGTACGGCACGGCCGGCGAGATGGGGTTGATTGTTTTCGATCTCAGCGATCCGGCGCATCCAGTGGAGCTTACGCAGTTTCACACGGTCTATCGGGCGCTGTTCGCCGCCGTGGACGGCGACCGCGCGTACGTGACCGTCGAAGACCACGGCTTTGCGGTGATCGACATCAGCGATCCGGCGCATCCGGCGTTGATTCGTCGCGTCACGACGCGCGGTTTTGCGGGGGAGATCCATGTGGCAAACGGACTGCTCTATGTGGCCGATCAAGCGGCGGGCTTCAGCGTTTATTCGCTCTGGAACCGCGATCTACCCGAATTGGTTGCGTTCTATGACACGCCGACGAACTGCGTGGGATTGACGATCGTGGATACGCTCGTGTACGTCGCCGATTGGCTGCATTGGGGCGTGTACGCGCATGCGGACGGACTTGCGGCGGACGATCGCGCCGCACCGGCGCTGCCGCGAGCTCCGGCGTTGCGCGCCTGCTATCCGAACCCGTTCAATTTGCAATTGCAGATTGAGTTTGAGCTGCCGCAAACTGAAGCCGTAACGCTGACGATTCACGATGTTCTGGGCCGCGAGACGGCGGTGCTCGCCGACGGGTTGCAACCGGCGGGTGCCCGGATCGTGACGTGGGACGCGGGCGAAGCGGCGTCGGGAGTGTATTTCGTGAAGTTGCGCGCGGGGGAATATCGGGCGGTGCGGAAGGTGTGCCTCTTGAGGTAG
- a CDS encoding SPASM domain-containing protein, producing MLLPRGFTLKPGLAWNVFKVAASFGLSHVLRRPVVWGAPLNIMMEPISRCNLQCPLCPIGARELKRDLGSMTLANFRSILENVGPQVRVLALWNQGEPTINDELPEMIRFAHERGIYTMTSTNGNLMLRRNLVNRLIDSGLDELIFSIDGLTPESYKIYRIGGELETVVQGMKAVRARRDELKRKTPRIIMQWLPMKHNEHEIPYLRKTAAGWGADSVEIKTTQVYTDQQAADYLPGLESLRRYQRIGERWETKRRYQSCKRLWFSTMIDWNGTVVPCCFDKDEDYPMGNALHQDFREIWHSQLYNDLRTTLIREGRVKEMCQNCTEGLKSYYVPLTKLEKLAEGGFNRTGIGEAGIALQAKPEKEQLSLKR from the coding sequence ATGCTGCTGCCGAGAGGGTTTACGCTGAAGCCGGGACTGGCCTGGAACGTTTTCAAAGTTGCCGCGAGTTTCGGGCTGTCGCATGTGCTAAGACGGCCCGTGGTGTGGGGCGCGCCGCTGAATATCATGATGGAGCCGATCAGCCGCTGCAATTTGCAGTGTCCACTCTGCCCGATTGGCGCCCGCGAACTCAAACGCGATCTCGGCAGCATGACCCTCGCGAATTTCCGGAGCATTCTGGAAAACGTCGGACCGCAGGTGCGCGTGCTTGCGCTCTGGAATCAGGGCGAGCCGACGATCAACGACGAGCTGCCGGAGATGATCCGGTTCGCTCACGAGCGCGGCATCTACACGATGACCTCCACCAACGGCAACCTGATGTTGCGGCGAAATCTCGTGAACCGCCTGATCGACTCCGGTCTCGACGAGCTGATCTTCTCCATCGACGGTCTCACTCCGGAGTCGTACAAGATTTATCGCATCGGCGGCGAACTGGAGACCGTCGTGCAGGGCATGAAAGCCGTGCGTGCGCGACGCGACGAGCTGAAACGCAAGACGCCGCGCATTATCATGCAGTGGCTGCCGATGAAGCACAACGAGCATGAGATTCCGTACCTGCGCAAGACGGCGGCCGGATGGGGCGCCGATTCGGTCGAAATCAAGACGACGCAGGTCTATACCGATCAGCAAGCCGCGGATTATCTCCCCGGCCTGGAGAGCTTGCGCCGCTATCAGCGAATCGGCGAGCGCTGGGAAACCAAACGCCGCTATCAATCTTGCAAGCGGCTCTGGTTCTCGACGATGATCGATTGGAACGGAACGGTTGTGCCCTGCTGTTTCGATAAGGATGAAGACTATCCGATGGGCAACGCGCTGCATCAGGACTTCCGCGAAATCTGGCACAGCCAGCTGTATAATGACCTGCGCACGACATTGATCCGGGAGGGCCGCGTCAAAGAAATGTGCCAGAACTGTACGGAGGGCCTGAAGAGCTACTATGTGCCGCTGACCAAACTGGAAAAGCTGGCCGAGGGCGGCTTCAACCGAACCGGGATCGGGGAGGCGGGAATAGCCCTCCAGGCCAAGCCGGAGAAAGAGCAATTATCGCTCAAACGATGA
- a CDS encoding T9SS type A sorting domain-containing protein yields MSRTLWILLIVCSATAARADSLRVMTYNVLNFRGDQDMDRVDDVRRVVEWVRPDVVCHQEIITEEAVDVLLSFAYLQVEDDWAAAEFHDGPDTDNAFFYRTSQVRFISQRIIPTSLRDIAEYTVQPLALDTAARIRLYSGHLKASSGTDNEQRRRDEAAALRQQLNMLPAGSMFMVMGDFNLYTSDEPAYQLLLDPDPNPLGQLFDPIDRPGDWNNSATFADIHTQSPRVESFGGGSTGGMDDRFDFILVSSALLDTVASYVLPATYRAVGNDGQHFNESINAGVNFAVPDSVADALYYAADHLPVQVDLLLRDSGTSVTPPREVASSVRLVTCYPNPFNPSLTVALTPLTTPAQLQVFDLLGRLVSSRELGRGTARDITLDFSGRAAGSYIVQLKSQQFNQAVRVQLVK; encoded by the coding sequence TTGTCTCGCACCCTCTGGATTTTGCTGATCGTGTGCAGCGCCACAGCGGCCCGCGCCGACTCGTTGCGCGTCATGACCTACAATGTGCTCAATTTTCGCGGCGATCAGGACATGGACCGCGTGGACGATGTTCGCCGGGTGGTCGAATGGGTGCGACCGGACGTCGTCTGTCATCAGGAAATCATCACGGAGGAGGCGGTCGATGTCTTGCTCTCGTTCGCCTATCTTCAGGTTGAGGACGATTGGGCGGCGGCGGAGTTTCACGACGGCCCCGATACGGACAACGCATTCTTCTATCGCACGTCCCAGGTCCGGTTCATCTCGCAGCGCATCATTCCGACATCGCTGCGCGATATTGCGGAATACACGGTCCAGCCGCTCGCGCTCGACACCGCCGCGCGGATACGATTATATTCCGGCCATCTGAAGGCCAGTTCAGGGACCGACAACGAGCAACGTCGTCGCGATGAGGCCGCCGCATTGCGTCAGCAACTGAACATGCTGCCCGCCGGGTCGATGTTCATGGTGATGGGCGACTTCAATCTCTACACGTCCGACGAACCCGCCTATCAGCTCTTGCTCGATCCGGATCCGAATCCACTCGGACAGTTGTTCGACCCGATCGACCGGCCCGGCGACTGGAACAACAGCGCGACATTCGCGGATATTCACACGCAGTCGCCGCGCGTGGAGTCGTTCGGCGGCGGATCAACGGGCGGCATGGATGATCGCTTCGATTTCATTCTTGTGTCGTCCGCACTGCTGGACACGGTCGCTTCGTATGTGCTGCCCGCGACTTACCGCGCGGTCGGCAACGACGGTCAGCATTTCAACGAGTCGATCAACGCCGGGGTGAACTTCGCGGTGCCGGACAGCGTGGCCGATGCGCTGTATTACGCGGCGGATCACCTGCCCGTGCAAGTGGACTTGCTGCTCCGCGATTCGGGAACTTCCGTCACTCCGCCGCGCGAAGTGGCCTCATCCGTGCGACTGGTGACGTGCTATCCGAATCCGTTTAATCCATCGTTGACCGTTGCGCTAACTCCCTTGACTACTCCGGCACAATTGCAGGTGTTCGATCTGCTGGGACGGCTGGTATCATCGCGCGAGCTCGGGCGCGGCACGGCGCGTGACATCACCCTTGACTTCTCCGGACGCGCGGCCGGAAGCTACATCGTTCAATTGAAATCTCAGCAGTTTAATCAAGCGGTAAGGGTGCAACTCGTCAAGTGA
- the der gene encoding ribosome biogenesis GTPase Der, which yields MKYPVIAIVGRPNVGKSTLFNRISGTRKAITAPEPGVTRDRHVEYAEWNGRRALVMDTGGWVPKSADLFETAIREQVEFALDECDIALLVTDAQTGTADIDLEIARMLQRGKVPVLLAVNKVDGPKQDPEVGEFYSAGLGDPIPVSAISGRGVAELMDLLWSRLPTLDTETPSRPRPLVAVVGRPNVGKSSFVNAILGENRHIVTDVAGTTRDAIDSEVAYYGQRFTLIDTAGLRRRTRVEEALEFYTTVRTRKAVDECDVAVVLIDARDGLVAQDVRIVQEAEDGGKGIVIAINKWDLVEKDSHTAIRLEAEIDSKLPSLSYVPKIFISSLERQRVHKTVEQLLKIHEERQKRISTPELNRLLELVMEENPPPSHKGRDLRIHYVTQPASEPPLFVFWMRHAEFLAPHYKRYLERRLREQYGFTGVPIRLAFRQKT from the coding sequence GTGAAATATCCTGTCATAGCCATCGTGGGGCGGCCGAACGTCGGGAAGTCAACGCTGTTTAATCGGATTAGCGGAACGCGCAAGGCAATCACGGCTCCCGAGCCGGGCGTCACGCGCGATCGTCATGTCGAGTACGCGGAGTGGAACGGTCGCCGGGCGCTCGTCATGGATACGGGAGGCTGGGTGCCGAAGTCCGCCGACCTTTTCGAGACGGCGATTCGCGAGCAGGTCGAGTTCGCGCTCGACGAGTGTGATATTGCGCTGCTGGTTACCGACGCCCAGACCGGGACCGCCGACATCGACCTCGAGATCGCGCGCATGTTGCAGCGCGGCAAGGTTCCGGTTCTGCTGGCCGTGAACAAAGTTGACGGACCCAAGCAGGATCCGGAAGTCGGCGAATTCTATTCGGCCGGATTGGGCGATCCGATTCCGGTGAGCGCCATTTCCGGGCGCGGCGTGGCGGAGTTGATGGACCTGTTATGGTCGCGACTGCCGACGCTGGATACGGAAACGCCCTCGCGCCCGCGCCCGCTGGTGGCCGTCGTGGGGCGTCCGAATGTCGGCAAGTCCTCATTTGTGAACGCGATTCTCGGCGAGAATCGGCATATCGTGACGGACGTGGCCGGCACGACGCGCGACGCGATTGACAGCGAAGTCGCGTATTACGGCCAGCGTTTCACGTTGATCGACACGGCCGGACTGCGCCGCCGCACGCGCGTCGAGGAGGCGCTCGAGTTCTATACGACGGTCCGCACGCGCAAGGCGGTGGACGAGTGCGACGTAGCGGTTGTCTTGATCGATGCGCGCGACGGGCTGGTTGCGCAGGATGTGCGGATCGTGCAGGAGGCGGAGGATGGAGGCAAGGGCATTGTGATCGCGATCAACAAGTGGGACCTGGTCGAGAAGGACAGTCACACGGCGATTCGCCTCGAAGCGGAGATTGACTCGAAGTTGCCCAGTCTCAGCTATGTACCGAAGATTTTCATATCTTCACTCGAGCGGCAGCGGGTGCACAAGACCGTGGAGCAGCTGCTGAAGATTCACGAGGAGCGGCAGAAGCGCATTTCGACGCCGGAGCTGAATCGCTTGCTTGAGCTGGTCATGGAAGAAAACCCGCCGCCGTCGCACAAGGGGCGCGATCTGCGCATTCACTACGTGACGCAGCCGGCGAGTGAGCCGCCGCTGTTCGTATTCTGGATGCGGCATGCCGAGTTTCTGGCTCCGCACTACAAGCGCTACCTCGAGCGCCGGCTGCGGGAGCAATACGGGTTTACCGGAGTTCCGATACGCCTGGCGTTTCGTCAAAAGACGTAG
- a CDS encoding cupin domain-containing protein, with protein MNTAALKSFAKPDEIREFPKGHLELMTIGGVTIGRAVFEPGWRWSTSLQPVAKTKSCEAPHFQYHVSGVLKVQMDDGTVYECKPGDVSLLPSGHDAWVVGDEPVIVVDWHGMVNYAASK; from the coding sequence CTGAACACAGCCGCGCTGAAGAGTTTTGCAAAACCGGATGAGATTCGCGAATTCCCCAAAGGACATTTGGAACTCATGACCATCGGCGGTGTGACCATCGGTCGCGCGGTCTTTGAGCCGGGTTGGCGGTGGTCAACTTCACTGCAGCCGGTGGCCAAGACCAAGAGCTGCGAAGCGCCGCACTTTCAGTATCATGTGTCCGGCGTGTTGAAGGTTCAAATGGACGACGGCACCGTGTATGAGTGCAAACCCGGCGATGTGTCGCTGCTGCCCTCAGGCCATGACGCTTGGGTTGTCGGAGACGAGCCGGTGATCGTTGTGGATTGGCACGGCATGGTCAACTACGCCGCCTCAAAGTGA
- a CDS encoding T9SS type A sorting domain-containing protein gives MARILTILTAIALYAVVLLLGESESKSGRFGPKREAEKGPYPAEWFMQQRLWPDVTIPTADFLAAAEQAERLSQRTLDDPPVWIEAGPGNIGGRVTDIVGHPANPQLFYIGSASGGIFKTVNNGASWTPIFDDQPTQSIGALAIDVARPDTIYVGTGEPNSAGFSYFGTGLYRTPDAGATWEHLGLAETRYISRVVIDPQDPASLWVAALGELYAESEVRGVYHSTDMGVSWSRVLYVNDSTGASDLVIHPENSQILYAATWQRLRSPERRVVGGVGSGIYRTSDGGQSWQRLQDGLPQPAANIGRIGLAISPSDPDILYAIYADDPGYFFGIFKTTDGGETWGRVNDGGLGSMYANFGWYFGNIRVRPDNPNMVFALGQILMRSTDGGQNWFEIGTDVHVDHHALWFYPAQPTRMLVGCDGGAYVSTNNGNGWSFLTGLHNNQFYAATVDPQHPARRYGGTQDQGTLRTLTGAVGDWENIHGGDGFHVIVDPTNSDRIYAEYQWGWLDRSEDGGASWVDATNGIDGSARTNWSTPIALSPHNSQTLYYGNERLYRTTNRADSWSAISPDLTDGGGPGNLPFGTITTIDPSALDPNLIYAGTDDANFWVTTNGGTNWLNRSSGLPNRWITKVAADPHDRNGCYVTITGYRNAETDAHIFRSEDQGQHWTNISGELPAGPLNDVIVDPEIIGRLYVGSDFGAYVTPDYGEHWYPLGEGLPRVPVIDLVLHAPTHALTAATYGRSMYRADLTTLSLNRVPVISSALPPPDLDSVDAGTALHFAIEAIDPDGQQLEYAWYRNGDPVSGTDTTTILFATPGATDQIAVEVSDGELSARHFWTLHTLGTALREPRIVPQSPLLLQAYPNPFNSSATIRFALPIGGHAVLSLYDLTGRRVRPLLDAAQPAGEQRIMLTAGDLPSGTYFVSLHTPAGDRHAKLLLLK, from the coding sequence ATGGCGCGAATTCTAACAATCCTCACGGCAATCGCCTTGTACGCGGTCGTGCTGCTCCTCGGTGAATCGGAGTCCAAGTCCGGTCGATTTGGGCCGAAGCGCGAGGCCGAAAAGGGGCCGTACCCCGCCGAGTGGTTCATGCAGCAGCGCCTCTGGCCCGACGTCACGATCCCGACGGCCGACTTTCTGGCGGCGGCCGAACAGGCCGAACGGCTTTCGCAGCGTACGCTCGACGATCCGCCGGTCTGGATTGAAGCGGGACCGGGCAATATCGGCGGTCGGGTGACGGATATTGTCGGGCATCCGGCGAATCCACAACTCTTCTACATTGGTTCGGCTTCCGGCGGAATCTTCAAGACCGTGAATAACGGCGCGAGTTGGACTCCGATCTTTGACGATCAGCCGACGCAGTCAATCGGGGCACTGGCGATTGATGTGGCGCGACCGGACACAATCTACGTTGGCACGGGTGAGCCGAATTCAGCGGGCTTCAGCTATTTCGGGACCGGTCTGTATCGCACTCCCGATGCCGGCGCGACGTGGGAACATCTTGGCCTCGCGGAGACCCGCTATATTTCGCGGGTGGTGATCGATCCGCAGGACCCCGCGAGCTTGTGGGTTGCCGCGCTTGGCGAACTCTATGCTGAGAGTGAGGTGCGCGGGGTATATCACAGCACCGACATGGGGGTAAGCTGGAGTCGAGTGCTCTATGTGAACGACTCAACCGGCGCCAGCGATCTCGTGATACATCCGGAGAATTCGCAGATCCTCTACGCGGCCACCTGGCAGCGCCTGCGCTCACCGGAGCGTCGCGTGGTTGGCGGCGTCGGCAGCGGGATCTACCGCACCTCCGATGGCGGGCAATCCTGGCAGCGCTTGCAGGACGGGCTGCCGCAGCCGGCGGCGAATATCGGCCGCATCGGACTGGCGATCAGTCCGTCCGATCCAGACATCCTCTACGCGATCTACGCCGACGATCCGGGCTATTTTTTCGGGATCTTCAAGACGACGGATGGTGGAGAGACGTGGGGCCGCGTGAATGACGGCGGCCTCGGCAGCATGTACGCGAACTTCGGCTGGTACTTCGGAAATATTCGCGTGCGGCCCGACAATCCGAACATGGTCTTCGCGCTGGGGCAGATCCTGATGCGGTCCACGGACGGCGGGCAAAACTGGTTCGAGATTGGTACCGATGTGCACGTCGATCACCACGCACTCTGGTTCTACCCGGCTCAACCGACGCGAATGCTGGTGGGCTGCGATGGCGGCGCGTATGTTTCGACCAACAATGGCAACGGCTGGAGTTTTCTGACCGGGCTGCACAACAACCAGTTCTACGCGGCGACGGTCGATCCCCAGCACCCCGCGCGGCGCTACGGCGGCACGCAGGATCAGGGCACGCTGCGCACGCTGACCGGCGCGGTCGGCGATTGGGAGAATATACACGGCGGGGACGGATTCCATGTGATTGTCGATCCGACGAATTCCGATCGCATTTACGCGGAGTATCAGTGGGGCTGGCTGGATCGGAGCGAGGATGGCGGCGCGAGCTGGGTCGATGCGACGAACGGGATCGACGGCAGCGCGCGCACGAACTGGTCAACTCCCATCGCGCTCTCGCCGCACAATTCTCAGACGTTATACTACGGTAATGAGCGGTTGTATCGCACGACAAATCGCGCGGATAGTTGGAGCGCGATCAGCCCGGACCTGACCGATGGCGGCGGCCCCGGCAATCTGCCGTTCGGGACGATCACCACGATCGATCCGTCGGCGCTCGATCCCAACCTGATCTACGCCGGCACGGACGATGCGAATTTCTGGGTGACGACGAACGGGGGAACGAATTGGTTGAATCGATCGAGCGGGTTGCCGAATCGCTGGATCACCAAGGTCGCCGCCGATCCGCATGACCGGAACGGCTGCTATGTCACGATCACGGGCTATCGGAATGCCGAAACCGACGCGCATATTTTTCGCAGCGAAGACCAGGGACAGCACTGGACGAACATCAGCGGCGAGCTTCCGGCGGGACCATTGAACGACGTGATCGTCGATCCGGAGATCATCGGCCGGCTTTATGTGGGGTCGGACTTTGGCGCCTATGTGACGCCGGACTATGGCGAACACTGGTATCCGCTCGGTGAAGGCCTGCCGCGCGTTCCGGTGATCGATCTGGTTCTGCACGCACCGACGCATGCCTTGACCGCCGCGACGTATGGCCGCTCGATGTACCGGGCCGATCTGACGACGCTATCCTTGAACCGCGTGCCCGTGATTTCCTCGGCACTTCCGCCGCCGGATTTGGACTCGGTCGATGCCGGCACGGCCCTGCACTTTGCCATCGAAGCGATCGACCCTGACGGACAGCAGCTCGAATACGCGTGGTATAGGAACGGTGATCCGGTGAGCGGCACGGACACGACGACGATCCTGTTTGCGACTCCGGGCGCCACCGATCAGATTGCGGTCGAGGTCAGCGACGGTGAACTCAGCGCGCGGCATTTCTGGACGCTGCACACGTTGGGCACGGCGCTTCGCGAACCCAGGATCGTCCCACAATCGCCGTTGCTCCTGCAAGCCTATCCGAATCCGTTCAACAGTTCCGCGACGATCCGCTTCGCGCTGCCGATTGGCGGGCACGCGGTACTCTCACTCTACGATCTGACGGGGCGGCGTGTGCGCCCGTTGCTCGACGCGGCCCAGCCCGCGGGTGAGCAGCGCATTATGCTTACCGCCGGAGACCTGCCCAGCGGGACCTATTTTGTCTCGCTTCACACCCCCGCGGGCGATCGCCACGCGAAGCTTCTGCTCCTCAAATGA
- a CDS encoding RNA-binding protein has translation MVNIYVGNLAYSTTEDDLRNMFSAHGQVDRASLVMDRMSGQSKGFGFVEMPNEKEARAAMSALNEMEQGGRKMMVNEARPKEDRPARRDRY, from the coding sequence ATGGTAAACATCTACGTGGGCAATCTCGCCTACAGCACAACGGAAGACGATCTGAGAAACATGTTCTCAGCGCACGGACAGGTCGATCGCGCCAGCCTCGTCATGGACCGCATGAGCGGCCAGAGCAAGGGCTTCGGCTTCGTCGAAATGCCGAACGAAAAGGAAGCGCGCGCCGCGATGAGCGCCCTGAACGAAATGGAGCAGGGCGGCCGCAAGATGATGGTCAACGAGGCCCGGCCGAAGGAAGACCGTCCCGCCCGCCGCGACCGCTACTAA